In the genome of Acidobacteriota bacterium, the window ATCACCGTCTTCAACAAGATCGATCTCGTGGAGGACGCCACGGTCGCCGAGCGCGCGCGGTTGAGGTCGCCGGAGGCGATCTTCATCTCCGCCGCGCGCTCGAAGGGGGTGCGGGACATCCTCGCCCGGGTGGAGACGATTCTCCGCGACGAGATCATCGAGAAGGATGTGCGGCTGTCGAGCGCGAACCGCGAGGAGATCTCGCGGCTCTTCGCCCTGACCGAGGTCATCAAGACCATCTACCACGACGGCGTCGTGGACATCCGCTTCCGCGCGAGCCGCGCGCGCGCGCGGGCGCTGATCGCGGCCATCGCGGCGATCGAGGCGGGGTGATGGCGGGCAGGCTTCGGGTGGGCGTGATCTTCGGCGGCCGGAGCGTCGAGCACGAGGTGTCGCTCGTCTCGGCGCGCGCGGTCATCGGCCACCTCGACCCGGATCGGTTCGAGATCGTTCCCGTGGGGATCACCAAGGAGGGAACCTGGATCACCGCTCCCGATCCGGCGATCCTCCTCCAGGGAGGCCCCGGGAGGGGAGGGCTGACCGACGCCGCCCTGCCGCAGCTCGCCGGGGCCAGCGCGGCGGCGCTCACCGGCGATCCGGGGGCGAAGGGGCTCGTCCCGACCGGAACGTCCAGGCGGCCCGCGGCTCCGGGCGGGAGCGCCTTCGACGTCGTCTTCCCGCTCGTTCACGGCCCGCTCGGTGAGGACGGGACGCTCCAGGGGCTGCTCGAGCTGGCCGGCATTCCCTACGTCGGCGCCGGGGTGGCCGCCTCCGCGCTCGGTATGGACAAGGCGCTCATGAAGGAGATCTTCGCAGCGTCGGGTCTTCCGATCACACGGCATCGCGTCTTCCTGCGAAGCCGGCTCCGGGA includes:
- a CDS encoding D-alanine--D-alanine ligase A, which produces MAGRLRVGVIFGGRSVEHEVSLVSARAVIGHLDPDRFEIVPVGITKEGTWITAPDPAILLQGGPGRGGLTDAALPQLAGASAAALTGDPGAKGLVPTGTSRRPAAPGGSAFDVVFPLVHGPLGEDGTLQGLLELAGIPYVGAGVAASALGMDKALMKEIFAASGLPITRHRVFLRSRLREDAAAAADEALRALSLPLFVKPANGGSSVGVSKIKKESDLAPALVKAA